In a single window of the Coffea eugenioides isolate CCC68of chromosome 3, Ceug_1.0, whole genome shotgun sequence genome:
- the LOC113765518 gene encoding uncharacterized protein LOC113765518 isoform X1: MTSKTFASPMFIFFWLLMISIILVQPALSGRTLGSSGGDATIGIIPGGPHKATGGDATIGIIPGYPPKATGGDATIGIIPGYPPKATGGDATIGIIPGYPPKATGGDATIGILPGGGTSSPTNSAPKAVGRGPIGYGPLHRPPICNKPIYARCLPAPPRRPCNYYSFCRPPLPPK, encoded by the exons ATGACGAGCAAGACTTTTGCTTCTCCTATGTTCatcttcttttggcttttgatGATTTCCATCATTTTAGTCCAACCCGCTCTCTCTGGACGGACGCTTGGCAGCAGCG GTGGTGACGCCACGATTGGAATCATTCCAGGTGGTCCTCACAAGGCAACTG GTGGTGACGCCACGATTGGAATCATTCCAGGTTATCCTCCCAAGGCAACTG GTGGTGACGCCACGATTGGAATCATTCCAGGTTATCCTCCCAAGGCAACTG GTGGTGACGCCACGATTGGAATCATTCCAGGTTATCCTCCCAAGGCAACTG GTGGTGACGCCACGATTGGAATCCTTCCAGGTGGTGGTACAAGTTCTCCTACTAACTCTGCTCCTAAAGCTGTAGGCCGTGGACCCATAGGTTATGGGCCGTTACACAGGCCTCCAATTTGCAACAAACCAATATACGCGCGATGCTTGCCGGCCCCGCCAAGAAGACCATGTAATTATTATAGCTTTTGCCGACCCCCACTCCCACCAAAATAA
- the LOC113765518 gene encoding uncharacterized protein LOC113765518 isoform X3 — protein sequence MTSKTFASPMFIFFWLLMISIILVQPALSGRTLGSSGGDATIGIIPGGPHKATGGDATIGIIPGYPPKATGGDATIGIIPGYPPKATGGDATIGIIPGYPPKATGTSSPTNSAPKAVGRGPIGYGPLHRPPICNKPIYARCLPAPPRRPCNYYSFCRPPLPPK from the exons ATGACGAGCAAGACTTTTGCTTCTCCTATGTTCatcttcttttggcttttgatGATTTCCATCATTTTAGTCCAACCCGCTCTCTCTGGACGGACGCTTGGCAGCAGCG GTGGTGACGCCACGATTGGAATCATTCCAGGTGGTCCTCACAAGGCAACTG GTGGTGACGCCACGATTGGAATCATTCCAGGTTATCCTCCCAAGGCAACTG GTGGTGACGCCACGATTGGAATCATTCCAGGTTATCCTCCCAAGGCAACTG GTGGTGACGCCACGATTGGAATCATTCCAGGTTATCCTCCCAAGGCAACTGGTACAAGTTCTCCTACTAACTCTGCTCCTAAAGCTGTAG GCCGTGGACCCATAGGTTATGGGCCGTTACACAGGCCTCCAATTTGCAACAAACCAATATACGCGCGATGCTTGCCGGCCCCGCCAAGAAGACCATGTAATTATTATAGCTTTTGCCGACCCCCACTCCCACCAAAATAA
- the LOC113765518 gene encoding uncharacterized protein LOC113765518 isoform X2 codes for MTSKTFASPMFIFFWLLMISIILVQPALSGRTLGSSGGDATIGIIPGGPHKATGGDATIGIIPGYPPKATGGDATIGIIPGYPPKATGGDATIGIIPGGDATIGILPGGGTSSPTNSAPKAVGRGPIGYGPLHRPPICNKPIYARCLPAPPRRPCNYYSFCRPPLPPK; via the exons ATGACGAGCAAGACTTTTGCTTCTCCTATGTTCatcttcttttggcttttgatGATTTCCATCATTTTAGTCCAACCCGCTCTCTCTGGACGGACGCTTGGCAGCAGCG GTGGTGACGCCACGATTGGAATCATTCCAGGTGGTCCTCACAAGGCAACTG GTGGTGACGCCACGATTGGAATCATTCCAGGTTATCCTCCCAAGGCAACTG GTGGTGACGCCACGATTGGAATCATTCCAGGTTATCCTCCCAAGGCAACTG GTGGTGACGCCACGATTGGAATCATTCCAG GTGGTGACGCCACGATTGGAATCCTTCCAGGTGGTGGTACAAGTTCTCCTACTAACTCTGCTCCTAAAGCTGTAGGCCGTGGACCCATAGGTTATGGGCCGTTACACAGGCCTCCAATTTGCAACAAACCAATATACGCGCGATGCTTGCCGGCCCCGCCAAGAAGACCATGTAATTATTATAGCTTTTGCCGACCCCCACTCCCACCAAAATAA